The following proteins come from a genomic window of Henningerozyma blattae CBS 6284 chromosome 4, complete genome:
- the CDC55 gene encoding protein phosphatase 2A regulatory subunit CDC55 (similar to Saccharomyces cerevisiae CDC55 (YGL190C); ancestral locus Anc_8.150), translating into MGQHNNNSSNGSNSGGGGGNHHNKHIQGNTDEEDFDFKFSQCFGDKADIVVTEADIITAVEFDNSGDYLATGDRGGRVVLFEKNNESKHCEYRFLTEFQSHDAEFDYLKSLEIEEKINQIKWLKPTQKSHFLLSTNDKTIKLWKIYEKNIKLVSSNNHTLDDTSSTNRNKWKTIKDLTLPKLSQHDKIIAAQPKKIYSNAHTYHINSISPNSDQETFISADDLRINLWNLNIPDQSFNIVDIKPTNMEELTEVITCADFHPQFCNLFMYSSSKGTIRLCDMRTNALCDYKPKIFEEFLDPNNHNFFTEITSSISDVKFSPNGRYIASRDYLTVKIWDINMDSKPIKTINIHDQLKERLSDTYENDAIFDKFEIEFSGDSKSLMTGSYNNNFMIYPNVINNSIDDTIPTIVKDFNSTSTSSRHKQSSSSSSSSHSHSQHSHSHNNNSHSNNNNSRNNNSNPDDMDYEMNDIDSNSTDKSNNLFTNEIVLQADKAAFKSKRIGSMNQRSNKIKDWGDDIDFKKSILHFSWHPRENSIALAATNNLFIFSAL; encoded by the coding sequence ATGGGTCAGCACAATAACAATAGTAGTAACGGCAGTAATagtggtggtggtggtggtaaCCATCATAACAAACATATACAAGGAAATACAGACGAAGAAGATTTCGATTTCAAGTTCAGTCAATGTTTTGGTGATAAAGCGGATATTGTTGTTACAGAAGCAGATATCATTACAGCAGTAGAGTTTGATAATTCGGGTGATTATCTTGCCACTGGTGATAGAGGTGGTAGAGTcgttttatttgaaaaaaataatgaatccAAACATTGTGAATATAGATTCTTGACAGAATTCCAATCTCATGATGCAGAATTcgattatttgaaatctttAGAAAtcgaagaaaaaattaatcaaattaaatGGTTAAAACCAACTCAGAAATCTCATTTCCTTTTATCAACAAACGATAAGACAATCAAATTATGGAaaatttatgaaaaaaatataaaattagtatcttcaaataatcataCTTTAGACGACACTAGTAGTACTAATCGTAATAAATGgaaaacaattaaagatttaacCTTGCCTAAATTATCACAAcatgataaaataatagCTGCTCagccaaaaaaaatatattcaaatgCTCATACTTATCATATTAATTCCATCTCACCTAATTCAGATCAAGAAACTTTTATATCTGCCGATGATTTAAGAATTAATCTTtggaatttaaatataccTGATCAAAGTTTTAATATCGTTGATATTAAACCAACAAATATGGAAGAATTAACTGAAGTCATTACATGTGCAGACTTCCATCCacaattttgtaatttattcatgtattcttcttcaaaagGTACTATTAGGTTATGTGATATGAGAACAAATGCTCTTTGTGATTATAAACCgaaaatttttgaagaatttttagatccaaataatcataattttttcacaGAAATTACTTCCTCCATATCTGATGTGAAATTTAGTCCAAATGGTAGATATATTGCTTCAAGAGATTACTTGACTGTTAAAATTTGGGATATTAATATGGATAGTAAACCTATTAAAACAATCAACATCCAtgatcaattaaaagaaagattGAGTGATACTTATGAAAATGATGctatttttgataaatttgaaatagaaTTCTCAGGTGATTCAAAAAGTTTGATGACAGGttcttataataataattttatgaTATATCCAAatgtaataaataattcaattgatgATACTATTCCAACAATTGTAAAAGATTTCAACTCAACTTCAACTTCAAGTAGGCATAAAcaatcttcatcttcttcttcttcttcgcATTCTCATTCACAACACTCGCATTcgcataataataattcacattctaataataataatagccGAAACAATAACTCAAACCCTGATGATATGGATTACGAAATGAATGATattgattcaaattcaactgataaatcaaataatttattcacTAATGAAATTGTTTTACAAGCCGATAAAGCGGCCTTTAAGAGCAAAAGAATCGGTTCGATGAATCAAAGATCAAATAAGATTAAGGATTGGGGTGATGATATcgattttaaaaaatctattTTACATTTCTCTTGGCATCCAAGAGAAAATAGTATTGCTTTGGCTgcaacaaataatttattcattttttctGCATTATAA